A genomic stretch from Desulfovibrio sp. TomC includes:
- a CDS encoding tetratricopeptide repeat protein, whose amino-acid sequence MVLKGILLTLALTLAAPATGFAAEASVVTLLRQSQQAAARGQLEQAMELVSQALAQDPAYPPLWNQKATLQLRAKDYAGAMETLAVALKVEPENAETNILALAALLRLDEKAGGKDPAFSRYVSGISEDTAAALTLDLLGKPASKSDLKRFLSAWTPASAEGRTTARLAAGYAAGDPAVMTELATAQAAAARKNVLAALQFYAGQDMLAEKRLELAQQLLTASGQNGYDKVAVGGELGWVLYNQGKFASAADLWEKDWRNAPDVGRWAGWIADARLAAKDYKQAADFLEKSLQFDPKNPVLQGQYILALTASGQGQAAAKFESSLADEADQDGVNFGRGLVAWHNGAYADAAAALTRIKNRRPFRDQLIELANVMVARLGQSADSAKVIADVRALVAGMDVKPAIMRDIGWRMWAAHRYDTALVFWKEALSDGLGNDDPLVARVVPLLIEQGKTGEALALLKAQAPEVTPLGLAWSLAAQNRWDLVGKVVAGAPAGPYVDLLAAMAGLQNGQAPLALDKLRSLAALGATGLGQMGVTGFNADGRLVKGALTPALARELYLRIARTLADQQIVDGFFFLTPPAWAAGIPAKSLAAVQAEAGKVLWRVGRLSEAATFLTAAIAADPAQNQARLYLALVKKRQGNTAEAEALLAQAIQGASPFDRDYALGEFAFLDGDMTKALTHFQRCLALAPGDELMRMRVITLLAAENRFAEARQYASWYEARVAKQERAVFGTAAVVRLELGDPAGAETLYRKLLAENPGSLDYLSGLGRALIRQNKFAATVDALSAAYAASADPALGSVLCEALMGLGNYSEVVRRAEIGLVRHPADKELLRFAAEASEFTKELAACEGYVRRSLALDPDSLTMQNMLGRVLLDQEKFPEAKEQFEALLAKNPRHLSSLRGLLSVYQLTGKAEDAYKVAKTLREVAPDDAAASLKFAIAAAADHSFRPAYPTLEKLRDFGPGAGVLSLYYADVRDTEAAGKVRLSQLADHIQAVAARNGRFLSIDDLAARPVGEAALKQKATDTAPSVILLIDRTDAAVLDKIDAKLAAVGGKAVLIVGGESLTPGTPYLPDAGQVARLVGTGRWSLALTDHNPPNVPVGDGQKTSLWYAAGADPGVAGGGDAQARLAARLKALDPTGEILGKTRPVFFYPGGASPNELLTADVAPYDKVVADAFPMAFELSPEGFWTPVSSPKQVASKAVSPAMDAAGLETWLNQADPMHQVSLELAKVYSWHEQVGQAGNYFEEAGELKVNPADLTYNQAVNAYYGYDDPVAMDLARKAVALAPDSLRAADQLYRAELRVRPKAEAIATTWWDSDNRRYYWYGLGGNVHIREDFTVFAKVGGVEWSIESFQRRGQILKAFANAAQNGTVSAGDLYNIANSRYSQTLDGQDLTVGGRWFFHPEYWLEVQGQLTTTTGGPGPWANGQATLHGPLAPKGVKIDGTWDLQVAHERIDTVEAISDQIMANRVSLFTHNRVLDFWDLFVNVHGISRTDGNNTASIDGRLLRRLTEFPLFSLGYAFQFANSDRNPIQYWAPQSLATHLAYGSFGYSPTRWFNINGSLGYGTSSDRNNSWREVWRANAGMDITMRDRLKLSLKYSYFSTPDYNLNEAWAGITYTF is encoded by the coding sequence ATGGTACTCAAAGGCATTCTTCTGACTCTGGCGCTGACCTTGGCTGCGCCGGCAACCGGCTTCGCCGCCGAGGCCTCGGTGGTGACGCTTTTGCGCCAGTCCCAACAGGCCGCCGCCCGGGGACAGCTCGAGCAGGCCATGGAACTGGTCTCCCAGGCTCTGGCCCAGGACCCGGCCTATCCGCCGCTGTGGAACCAGAAGGCCACGCTGCAACTGCGGGCCAAGGATTACGCCGGGGCCATGGAAACCCTGGCCGTGGCCCTTAAAGTCGAACCCGAAAATGCCGAAACCAACATCCTGGCCCTGGCCGCCCTGCTGCGCCTGGATGAGAAGGCCGGCGGCAAGGACCCGGCCTTTAGCCGCTACGTCTCGGGCATAAGCGAGGACACTGCCGCCGCCCTGACCCTGGATCTCCTGGGCAAACCGGCCTCGAAGTCCGATCTCAAACGCTTCCTGTCCGCCTGGACCCCGGCCTCGGCCGAAGGCCGGACCACGGCCCGGCTGGCTGCCGGCTATGCCGCCGGCGATCCCGCCGTCATGACGGAACTGGCCACGGCCCAGGCGGCTGCGGCCCGCAAGAACGTGCTGGCCGCCCTGCAATTCTACGCCGGCCAGGACATGCTGGCGGAAAAACGCCTGGAACTGGCCCAACAACTCCTCACGGCCTCGGGCCAGAACGGCTACGACAAGGTGGCCGTTGGCGGCGAGCTGGGCTGGGTGCTCTACAACCAGGGCAAGTTCGCGTCGGCCGCCGATTTGTGGGAAAAAGACTGGAGAAACGCCCCGGACGTCGGCCGCTGGGCCGGCTGGATCGCCGATGCCCGGCTGGCGGCCAAAGACTATAAGCAGGCCGCCGACTTCCTGGAAAAGAGCCTTCAGTTCGATCCCAAAAACCCGGTGCTCCAGGGCCAGTACATTCTGGCGCTGACGGCTTCGGGCCAGGGCCAGGCAGCCGCCAAATTCGAGAGCAGTCTGGCCGACGAGGCCGACCAGGACGGCGTCAATTTCGGCAGGGGCCTTGTGGCCTGGCATAACGGGGCCTACGCCGATGCCGCGGCTGCCCTGACCCGCATCAAAAACCGCAGGCCCTTCCGCGACCAGTTGATCGAGTTGGCCAACGTCATGGTGGCCCGCCTGGGCCAGTCCGCCGACTCGGCCAAGGTCATCGCCGACGTGCGCGCGCTGGTGGCCGGTATGGACGTCAAACCGGCCATCATGCGCGACATCGGCTGGCGCATGTGGGCGGCCCATCGCTACGACACCGCCCTTGTCTTTTGGAAGGAAGCCTTAAGCGACGGCCTTGGCAACGACGATCCCCTGGTTGCCCGGGTGGTGCCGCTGTTGATCGAACAGGGCAAGACCGGCGAAGCCCTGGCCCTGCTCAAGGCCCAGGCCCCGGAAGTCACGCCCCTTGGCCTGGCCTGGAGTCTGGCCGCCCAGAATCGCTGGGATCTGGTTGGCAAGGTGGTGGCCGGTGCGCCGGCCGGACCCTATGTCGACCTGCTGGCCGCCATGGCCGGCCTGCAAAACGGGCAGGCTCCCCTGGCGCTGGACAAGTTGCGAAGCCTCGCCGCCCTGGGCGCAACCGGCCTTGGCCAGATGGGCGTGACCGGGTTTAATGCCGACGGCCGGCTGGTCAAAGGGGCGCTCACCCCGGCCCTGGCCCGCGAACTCTATCTGCGCATTGCCCGCACCTTGGCCGATCAGCAGATCGTGGACGGCTTTTTCTTCCTGACCCCGCCGGCCTGGGCTGCGGGCATCCCGGCCAAATCCCTGGCCGCAGTCCAGGCCGAAGCCGGCAAGGTGCTGTGGCGGGTGGGGCGCTTAAGCGAAGCCGCCACCTTCCTCACCGCCGCCATTGCCGCCGATCCGGCCCAGAATCAGGCCCGGCTCTATCTGGCCCTGGTCAAGAAACGCCAAGGCAATACGGCCGAGGCCGAGGCCCTTTTGGCCCAGGCCATCCAGGGCGCTTCGCCCTTTGACCGGGATTATGCCCTGGGCGAGTTTGCCTTCCTCGACGGCGACATGACCAAGGCCCTGACCCATTTCCAGCGTTGTCTGGCTCTGGCCCCGGGCGACGAACTCATGCGGATGCGCGTCATCACGCTGCTTGCGGCCGAAAACCGTTTCGCCGAAGCCCGGCAGTATGCCTCGTGGTACGAGGCCCGGGTGGCCAAGCAGGAGCGGGCCGTTTTTGGCACCGCCGCGGTGGTGCGCCTGGAACTGGGCGATCCGGCCGGGGCCGAGACGCTTTATCGCAAGCTTCTGGCTGAAAATCCCGGCTCCCTGGACTACCTCTCCGGCCTTGGCCGGGCGCTTATTCGCCAAAACAAGTTTGCCGCAACCGTGGACGCCCTGTCCGCCGCCTATGCCGCCTCGGCCGATCCGGCCCTGGGTTCGGTGTTGTGCGAGGCGCTCATGGGCCTTGGCAACTACTCCGAAGTGGTGCGCCGGGCCGAAATCGGACTGGTCCGCCATCCTGCGGACAAGGAACTCCTGCGGTTTGCCGCCGAAGCGTCGGAGTTCACCAAGGAGCTGGCCGCCTGCGAAGGCTATGTGCGCCGGTCCCTGGCCCTTGATCCGGATTCGCTCACCATGCAGAACATGCTTGGCCGGGTGCTCCTGGATCAGGAGAAGTTCCCGGAGGCCAAGGAGCAGTTCGAAGCGCTTTTGGCCAAAAACCCCCGCCACCTTTCGTCGCTTCGCGGGTTGCTAAGCGTCTACCAGCTGACGGGCAAGGCCGAGGACGCCTACAAGGTGGCCAAGACCCTGCGCGAGGTCGCCCCGGACGACGCCGCAGCCAGCCTCAAGTTTGCCATTGCCGCTGCGGCCGACCACTCCTTCCGTCCGGCCTATCCGACCCTGGAAAAGCTGCGCGACTTCGGCCCTGGGGCCGGGGTGCTGAGCCTGTATTACGCCGATGTGCGCGACACCGAGGCGGCCGGCAAGGTCCGCCTGTCCCAGCTCGCCGACCATATCCAGGCCGTGGCCGCCCGAAACGGCCGGTTCTTGAGCATCGACGATCTGGCCGCCCGGCCGGTGGGCGAGGCCGCCCTCAAGCAGAAAGCCACGGACACGGCCCCCTCGGTCATTTTGTTGATCGACCGCACCGACGCCGCCGTGCTCGATAAAATCGACGCAAAGCTCGCTGCTGTCGGCGGCAAGGCCGTGCTCATCGTTGGCGGCGAATCCCTGACTCCCGGGACCCCGTATCTGCCCGACGCCGGGCAGGTGGCCCGCCTCGTCGGCACCGGCCGCTGGTCCCTGGCGCTCACCGACCACAATCCGCCAAACGTCCCGGTTGGCGACGGCCAGAAGACCAGCCTGTGGTACGCCGCCGGAGCCGATCCCGGCGTTGCCGGCGGGGGAGACGCCCAGGCCCGGCTAGCGGCCCGGCTCAAGGCCCTTGATCCCACCGGTGAAATCCTCGGCAAGACCCGGCCGGTCTTCTTCTACCCCGGCGGGGCCTCCCCCAACGAACTGCTGACCGCTGACGTCGCCCCCTACGACAAGGTGGTGGCCGACGCCTTCCCCATGGCTTTCGAGCTGTCGCCCGAAGGCTTCTGGACCCCGGTGTCGAGTCCCAAGCAGGTCGCCTCCAAGGCCGTGTCCCCGGCCATGGACGCAGCCGGCCTGGAGACCTGGCTCAATCAGGCCGACCCCATGCATCAGGTGTCCCTGGAACTGGCCAAGGTCTATTCCTGGCACGAGCAGGTCGGACAGGCCGGGAACTACTTCGAGGAAGCCGGCGAACTCAAAGTCAATCCGGCTGATCTGACCTATAATCAGGCGGTCAACGCCTACTACGGCTACGACGATCCCGTGGCCATGGACCTGGCCCGCAAGGCCGTGGCCCTGGCCCCGGATTCGCTGCGCGCCGCCGACCAGCTCTACCGGGCCGAACTGCGGGTGCGTCCCAAGGCCGAAGCCATCGCCACCACCTGGTGGGACAGCGACAACCGGCGCTACTACTGGTATGGCCTGGGCGGCAACGTCCATATCCGCGAAGACTTCACCGTCTTTGCCAAGGTCGGCGGGGTGGAGTGGTCCATCGAGAGCTTCCAACGCCGGGGCCAGATCCTCAAGGCCTTTGCCAACGCGGCCCAGAACGGAACCGTCTCGGCCGGGGACCTCTACAACATCGCCAACTCGCGCTACAGCCAGACCCTGGACGGCCAGGACCTGACCGTGGGCGGCCGCTGGTTCTTCCATCCCGAATACTGGTTGGAAGTGCAGGGCCAGCTGACCACCACCACCGGCGGCCCCGGCCCCTGGGCCAACGGGCAGGCCACTTTGCACGGTCCGCTTGCCCCCAAGGGCGTCAAGATCGACGGCACCTGGGATCTCCAGGTGGCCCACGAACGCATCGACACCGTGGAAGCCATATCCGACCAGATCATGGCCAACCGGGTGAGCCTTTTTACCCACAACCGCGTCCTGGATTTCTGGGACCTGTTCGTCAACGTCCACGGCATCTCGCGCACCGACGGCAACAACACCGCCTCCATCGACGGCCGCCTGCTGCGCCGGTTGACCGAGTTCCCCCTGTTCTCGCTGGGCTACGCCTTCCAGTTTGCCAACAGCGACCGCAACCCCATCCAGTACTGGGCGCCCCAGAGTCTGGCCACCCATCTGGCCTACGGATCGTTTGGCTACTCGCCCACCCGCTGGTTCAACATCAACGGCAGCCTGGGCTACGGCACCTCGAGCGACCGCAACAACAGCTGGCGGGAAGTCTGGCGGGCCAACGCGGGCATGGACATAACTATGCGCGACAGGTTAAAGCTGTCACTGAAGTACTCCTACTTCAGTACGCCAGACTATAACCTCAATGAAGCATGGGCCGGAATAACCTACACCTTCTGA
- a CDS encoding glycosyl hydrolase family 18 protein, with product MDKRAARQGFPLALALLALCLLWACVPPAKQGSAQTAAPAASLGPNDRITAWIADWDLASGLAEWRAHPQLFDSVRIFAAYFDQSDHAALSPAWTAALGNDVTSVFGPTPAYLTVVNDIATPTGKGNKLKDPELVRRLLATPQSRAAHIDELIRLAKRHHFAGIEIDYENVAAPTWPDFSLFIAELYAAASPQRLAVSIVLQPQRRYLTAPLPIGPAYVLMGYNLFGSHSGPGPKATPAFLTEQANSLRAIGLLGDTALALATGGFDWTEGKAAKQLTEVEAAALVAQKSAQSTRSALDGYLVSRYRDAAGKDHEVWHADAATFETLWQAARTAGFTRLAVWRLGGNAPALFDWLATHKH from the coding sequence ATGGATAAACGGGCTGCGCGCCAGGGGTTTCCCCTGGCGCTGGCCCTTTTGGCCCTGTGTCTGCTGTGGGCCTGCGTGCCTCCGGCGAAGCAGGGCTCGGCCCAGACCGCCGCACCCGCCGCCAGCCTGGGACCAAACGACCGCATCACCGCCTGGATCGCCGATTGGGATCTGGCCAGCGGCTTGGCCGAATGGCGCGCCCATCCGCAACTCTTTGATTCCGTGCGTATTTTTGCCGCCTATTTCGACCAGAGCGACCATGCCGCCCTGTCGCCGGCCTGGACTGCCGCCCTGGGCAACGACGTCACATCCGTCTTTGGCCCCACGCCCGCCTATCTCACCGTGGTCAACGACATCGCCACCCCGACCGGCAAGGGCAACAAGCTCAAAGATCCGGAACTGGTGCGCCGCCTCCTGGCCACGCCCCAATCCCGGGCCGCCCACATCGACGAACTGATCCGCCTCGCCAAACGCCACCATTTCGCCGGCATTGAAATCGACTACGAAAACGTGGCCGCCCCGACCTGGCCGGATTTTTCCCTCTTCATCGCCGAACTATACGCCGCCGCCTCGCCCCAGAGGCTGGCCGTGTCGATTGTGCTCCAGCCCCAGCGCCGCTACTTGACAGCTCCCCTGCCCATTGGGCCGGCCTACGTGCTCATGGGCTACAATCTCTTCGGCTCCCACTCCGGCCCTGGTCCCAAAGCCACCCCGGCCTTTCTGACCGAGCAGGCCAATTCCCTGCGCGCCATCGGGCTGCTCGGCGATACCGCCCTGGCCCTGGCCACCGGCGGCTTCGACTGGACCGAGGGCAAGGCCGCCAAACAGCTCACCGAAGTCGAGGCCGCCGCCCTGGTGGCCCAAAAAAGCGCCCAGTCCACGCGCTCCGCCCTCGATGGCTACCTCGTTTCCCGCTACCGCGACGCAGCCGGCAAAGACCATGAGGTCTGGCACGCCGACGCCGCCACCTTTGAGACGCTCTGGCAGGCCGCCCGGACTGCCGGCTTCACCCGTCTGGCCGTCTGGCGGCTGGGGGGCAATGCCCCGGCCCTGTTTGACTGGCTGGCCACCCACAAACATTGA
- a CDS encoding polysaccharide deacetylase family protein, translated as MSRRYPAVAGGILIVCLLLAATARFAPAQGLSPATRGVPLPGSGPRAYVNIIIDDLVNFDLWAQLATDCDAFGMKATLALNTAKTTPDDYARMAAFVAKGHEIANHTRDHVAVAPGSVIKLRYFSTAAKSAYAAVDEQNATLRIIVDDNSKPLAEFDLSENGRYASLKLLVEALNNVRGIVAELGDPYCANIHSRFLQERNKTDIFYKNGFAPLFVNVPANARYEMETAQADIAAGIPNYAAKSMVYPFLVTDADSRQVARDLGFTCGRVGTAGNAALGSPGGYNLYQIYAVKPRDAFGIDPSTPEFAAKVTAFLNKLKEVGGVCCLYSHGPDEFTNEQWKALLPLLAKDKDIAYVTLGSLGEFVRKTAQLRDGKYYLPQAGK; from the coding sequence GTGTCCCGACGTTATCCCGCCGTTGCCGGCGGTATCCTCATCGTCTGCCTGCTCCTCGCCGCCACCGCCCGTTTCGCCCCGGCCCAGGGTCTCTCCCCGGCCACGCGCGGCGTTCCGCTGCCCGGATCAGGCCCCCGCGCCTACGTCAATATCATCATCGACGACCTGGTGAATTTTGATCTCTGGGCGCAACTCGCCACCGACTGCGACGCCTTCGGCATGAAAGCCACCCTGGCCCTCAATACCGCCAAGACCACCCCTGACGATTACGCCCGCATGGCCGCATTCGTCGCCAAAGGCCACGAAATAGCCAACCATACCCGCGACCACGTGGCCGTGGCCCCGGGCAGCGTCATCAAACTGCGCTACTTCAGCACCGCCGCCAAATCCGCCTATGCCGCCGTGGACGAGCAAAACGCCACTCTGCGCATCATCGTCGACGACAATTCCAAACCCCTGGCCGAATTCGACCTGTCCGAAAACGGCCGCTACGCCAGCCTCAAACTCCTCGTTGAAGCCTTAAACAACGTGCGCGGCATCGTGGCCGAACTCGGCGATCCCTACTGCGCCAATATCCACTCCCGGTTCCTCCAGGAACGCAACAAGACCGATATCTTTTACAAAAACGGCTTCGCGCCGTTGTTCGTCAACGTCCCGGCCAACGCCCGTTACGAAATGGAAACCGCCCAGGCCGACATCGCTGCCGGTATCCCCAACTATGCCGCCAAATCCATGGTCTACCCGTTCCTCGTCACCGACGCCGATTCCCGCCAAGTCGCCCGTGACCTCGGCTTCACCTGCGGCCGCGTCGGCACCGCCGGCAACGCCGCCCTCGGCTCCCCCGGCGGCTACAATCTCTATCAGATCTACGCCGTCAAACCCCGCGACGCCTTCGGCATCGATCCCTCAACCCCGGAATTCGCCGCCAAAGTCACCGCCTTCCTCAACAAACTCAAAGAAGTCGGAGGCGTCTGCTGCCTCTATTCCCACGGCCCCGACGAATTCACCAACGAACAATGGAAAGCACTGCTGCCGCTGCTCGCCAAGGACAAAGACATCGCCTACGTGACGCTCGGCAGCCTCGGCGAATTCGTGCGCAAGACGGCGCAACTGCGCGACGGGAAGTACTACCTGCCCCAGGCAGGGAAGTAG
- a CDS encoding sigma-54 interaction domain-containing protein, which yields MALPRDIPCESIMESLADGVFTVDTDFTITFFNRAAGAIAGLAPDKALGRKCWEVFHSSLCDGGCALGHCIAKDTTLQNQSIFIVRPDGTKVPVSISAAPLRDGSGRIVGGVETFRDISDISRLRKELEGVCTLEDIVTKNKTLARSLELLPRIAESGSTVLLLGESGTGKELFARAIHTLSPAAQGPFIAVNCGAIPGELLESELFGHKRGAFTDAKTDRKGRFALAQNGTLFLDEVGELPLALQVKLLRVLQEHTFEPLGSDASSTTNARIVAATNRDLETMAETGAFRRDLFYRLSVARIALPPLRERPEDIPLLTATFIERQNLLTQKAVTGLSDNAMRLLVRHSFPGNVRELQNILEYAFILCPAGRITPEHLPDYLLPKSRSPETPPAMPTTMRAAKYQAAKAALARHDGKTMAACRELDVTKDTLRRILAIGPGE from the coding sequence ATGGCCCTCCCCCGCGATATCCCCTGCGAATCCATCATGGAATCCCTGGCCGACGGCGTATTCACTGTCGACACCGATTTCACCATCACCTTTTTCAATCGCGCCGCCGGCGCCATCGCCGGCCTCGCCCCGGACAAGGCCCTGGGCCGCAAATGCTGGGAGGTCTTCCACTCAAGCCTGTGTGACGGAGGCTGCGCGCTCGGCCACTGCATCGCCAAGGACACCACGCTCCAAAACCAGTCCATCTTCATCGTGCGGCCCGACGGAACCAAGGTTCCCGTCAGCATCAGCGCCGCCCCGCTGCGCGACGGTTCCGGCCGCATCGTCGGCGGCGTCGAAACCTTCCGCGACATCTCGGACATCAGCCGGCTGCGCAAAGAACTCGAAGGCGTGTGCACCCTCGAAGACATCGTCACCAAAAACAAAACCCTGGCCCGCTCCCTGGAACTGTTGCCGCGCATCGCCGAATCCGGCTCCACCGTGCTGCTCCTTGGCGAATCCGGCACCGGCAAGGAACTCTTCGCCCGGGCCATCCACACCTTAAGCCCGGCCGCCCAAGGCCCGTTTATCGCCGTCAATTGCGGGGCCATCCCCGGCGAACTCCTGGAATCGGAACTTTTCGGCCACAAGCGCGGCGCGTTTACCGACGCGAAAACCGATCGCAAAGGGCGCTTCGCCCTGGCTCAAAACGGCACGCTCTTCCTTGATGAAGTCGGCGAACTGCCCCTGGCGCTGCAAGTCAAACTCCTGCGCGTCCTCCAGGAACACACCTTCGAACCGCTCGGCTCCGACGCCTCCAGCACCACCAACGCCCGCATTGTCGCCGCCACCAACCGCGATCTCGAAACCATGGCCGAAACCGGCGCGTTTCGCCGCGACCTGTTCTATCGCCTGAGCGTCGCCCGCATCGCCCTGCCCCCCCTGCGCGAACGGCCCGAAGACATCCCGCTCCTGACCGCCACCTTCATCGAACGCCAAAACCTGCTGACCCAAAAAGCCGTCACCGGCCTGTCCGACAACGCCATGCGGCTGCTCGTGCGCCACAGCTTCCCCGGCAACGTCCGCGAACTGCAAAACATCCTGGAATACGCCTTCATCCTCTGCCCGGCCGGCCGCATCACCCCCGAACACCTGCCCGATTACCTGCTGCCCAAATCCCGCAGTCCCGAAACCCCGCCAGCCATGCCAACCACCATGCGCGCCGCCAAATACCAGGCCGCCAAAGCCGCCCTGGCCCGGCACGACGGCAAAACCATGGCCGCCTGCCGCGAACTCGACGTCACCAAAGACACCCTGCGCCGCATTCTGGCCATAGGGCCAGGGGAGTAA
- a CDS encoding DsrE family protein has protein sequence MQKVFFLVSCGPDEQSKATRAFQFAKLAAERGALAGILLVDDAVYLAKPEIADRVRAVTGDSLADHAGWLRENAKGLPFLACTPCCHARGVTADDLDPLWVLGTGGTAMDVLIQDGVTSLSF, from the coding sequence ATGCAGAAGGTGTTTTTCCTGGTGTCTTGCGGTCCGGACGAGCAATCCAAGGCCACCCGGGCCTTTCAGTTTGCCAAGCTGGCGGCCGAGCGGGGGGCGCTGGCCGGCATCCTGCTCGTGGATGATGCGGTCTATCTGGCCAAGCCGGAGATTGCCGACCGGGTACGGGCGGTGACTGGCGACTCCCTGGCCGATCATGCCGGCTGGCTGCGCGAGAACGCCAAGGGGCTGCCGTTTCTGGCCTGTACGCCGTGTTGCCACGCCCGGGGCGTGACGGCTGACGACCTTGATCCGCTGTGGGTGCTGGGCACGGGCGGGACGGCCATGGACGTGCTGATCCAGGACGGGGTGACGTCGCTGTCCTTTTAG
- a CDS encoding DUF134 domain-containing protein — MPRQRRLRRVAGVPAAAYFKPQGRPLRGVEEIVLTVEGLEALRLADLEGLSTEAAAAHMAVSRHTFGRVLTEARQTVARALVGGLALRIEGGNYQLAGGGPAATANTDMRPLDDGVSPTGGAQEDQAMKGQGQCGRGSGQGQGGRQGRGQGQGQGLGQGQSGKGQGRGQCNGAGAGLGQGRGRSQNGGPVQGALRQGNQGGQGNQESIIPAGQPTATAPMALGTDSLCPACGAAAPAGEICPACGVAQV, encoded by the coding sequence ATGCCGAGACAGCGCCGATTGCGCCGGGTGGCCGGGGTTCCTGCCGCAGCCTATTTCAAGCCGCAGGGAAGGCCGCTTCGCGGCGTCGAGGAGATCGTTTTGACCGTGGAAGGGCTTGAGGCCCTGCGGCTGGCCGATCTTGAGGGGCTTTCGACCGAAGCAGCGGCGGCGCATATGGCGGTGTCGCGCCACACCTTCGGCCGGGTGCTGACCGAGGCCAGACAGACGGTGGCCCGGGCCTTGGTCGGCGGATTGGCTCTTCGTATTGAGGGCGGCAATTATCAATTGGCCGGCGGCGGGCCGGCGGCAACAGCCAATACGGACATGCGCCCCCTGGATGACGGGGTTTCCCCGACAGGCGGGGCGCAGGAGGATCAGGCCATGAAAGGACAAGGACAATGCGGTCGGGGCAGTGGCCAGGGCCAGGGCGGCCGACAGGGGCGAGGACAGGGACAGGGGCAGGGCCTGGGGCAGGGACAGAGCGGCAAGGGCCAAGGTCGGGGCCAATGCAACGGCGCTGGGGCGGGTCTGGGCCAGGGGCGCGGGCGCAGCCAGAACGGCGGTCCGGTGCAAGGCGCTCTGCGCCAGGGAAACCAGGGCGGCCAGGGAAACCAGGAAAGCATCATTCCGGCCGGCCAGCCGACGGCGACGGCTCCAATGGCCCTGGGTACGGACAGCCTGTGCCCGGCCTGCGGCGCGGCGGCGCCGGCCGGCGAAATCTGCCCGGCCTGCGGCGTCGCCCAGGTCTAA
- a CDS encoding DUF5320 domain-containing protein gives MPRHDGTGPQGQGSGAGRGLGRCGGPARWTAGGSEMAGRGCGGPGFGGRRRGFGRGGQGELAGRAGQAEGFGPGRHPRGRCSDDRDTLTRRAEALRAALDAVNGRLASLDGDSQAH, from the coding sequence ATGCCACGACATGACGGAACAGGGCCGCAGGGCCAGGGGAGCGGCGCAGGACGCGGATTGGGACGTTGCGGCGGGCCGGCCCGTTGGACGGCCGGCGGGTCGGAGATGGCCGGACGAGGCTGCGGCGGCCCGGGCTTTGGCGGGCGTCGGCGCGGTTTCGGCCGGGGCGGCCAGGGCGAGCTGGCCGGCAGAGCCGGTCAGGCCGAGGGTTTTGGGCCCGGCCGGCATCCGCGGGGCCGGTGCAGCGACGATCGGGACACGCTAACCCGTCGGGCCGAGGCCTTGCGCGCCGCTCTCGATGCGGTCAACGGCCGCTTGGCCAGTCTGGATGGAGACTCCCAGGCGCACTAG